A portion of the Roseovarius sp. SCSIO 43702 genome contains these proteins:
- a CDS encoding Rrf2 family transcriptional regulator, with protein MRLTSFTDYGLRMLMRLASAPDRSFSTAELAEEFGLSRNHLSKIMQQLARAGIVVTRRGGGAGARLARPASEFLLGHLVAVLEADQALVECFGPGKTFCTLDPQCRLKARLRSAESAFIADLDRSTLADIALAEPRKTA; from the coding sequence ATGCGTCTGACGTCTTTCACCGATTACGGCTTGCGCATGCTGATGCGCCTGGCCAGCGCGCCGGACCGGTCCTTTTCGACCGCGGAACTGGCCGAGGAATTCGGGCTGTCGCGCAACCATCTGAGCAAGATCATGCAGCAATTGGCCCGGGCCGGCATCGTCGTGACGCGCCGTGGCGGTGGCGCCGGCGCGCGGCTGGCGCGGCCCGCCTCGGAGTTTCTGCTGGGTCATCTCGTTGCCGTGCTGGAAGCCGACCAGGCGCTCGTCGAGTGCTTCGGGCCCGGAAAGACCTTCTGCACGCTCGACCCGCAATGCCGCCTCAAGGCCCGGCTGCGTTCGGCGGAAAGCGCCTTCATCGCCGATCTCGATCGCTCCACCCTGGCCGATATCGCCTTGGCCGAACCCCGGAAAACCGCGTGA
- a CDS encoding Bax inhibitor-1/YccA family protein, with protein sequence MAEFDTIRARAGTRTAQIDEGLRAHMNKVYGTMSVGMLLTFLAAWAVGNNAAMMETLFTGFTRWIVMFAPLIMVFAFGAVINKLSAAAAQLFFYTFSAVMGVSISYIFVVFTDFSIAQVFLTTAVAFAGLSLWGYTTKKDISGWGSFLIMGVIGLIVASIINIFLGSPAIMFAISIIGVLIFAGLTAYDTQNIKNTYLAHAHHGDTEWLGKAAIMGALSLYLDFINMFMMLLNLLGARE encoded by the coding sequence ATGGCTGAATTTGACACAATCCGCGCGCGTGCGGGTACACGCACCGCACAGATTGACGAGGGTCTGCGCGCCCACATGAACAAGGTCTACGGCACGATGTCCGTGGGCATGCTGCTGACGTTCCTCGCGGCCTGGGCCGTGGGCAACAACGCGGCGATGATGGAGACGCTCTTCACCGGGTTCACCCGCTGGATCGTCATGTTCGCGCCGCTGATCATGGTCTTCGCCTTCGGCGCGGTCATCAACAAGCTTTCGGCGGCGGCGGCGCAGCTTTTCTTCTACACCTTCTCCGCCGTCATGGGTGTCTCGATCAGCTACATCTTCGTGGTCTTCACGGATTTCTCGATCGCGCAGGTCTTCCTGACCACGGCGGTGGCCTTCGCGGGCCTGTCGCTCTGGGGTTACACCACGAAGAAGGACATCTCGGGCTGGGGCTCGTTCCTGATCATGGGCGTGATCGGCCTCATCGTGGCGTCGATCATCAACATCTTCCTCGGCTCGCCCGCGATCATGTTCGCGATCTCGATCATCGGCGTGCTGATCTTCGCCGGGCTGACGGCCTATGACACGCAGAACATCAAGAACACCTACCTCGCCCACGCCCATCACGGCGATACCGAATGGCTGGGCAAGGCGGCGATCATGGGGGCGCTGAGCCTCTATCTCGACTTCATCAACATGTTCATGATGCTGCTGAACCTCCTGGGCGCCCGGGAATAA
- a CDS encoding cytochrome c oxidase subunit 3: MSDASVLDELPGELLMWILIISELLVFGAGLIVFLSVRMTDPAGFAEAQDMLDRTGAGINTVVLITSGFLAALACHLRRAGARGRARLALVAAAMLGILFLWIKGMEYASKAASGIVWDTHVFFNFYFMLTGFHAAHVVAGVVLLLLVAWRDHVDNIEDATAFWHLVDLIWVLLFPVIYLLQ, encoded by the coding sequence ATGTCAGATGCAAGCGTCCTCGACGAACTGCCCGGCGAGTTGCTGATGTGGATCCTCATCATCAGCGAATTGCTGGTGTTCGGGGCGGGGCTGATCGTGTTCCTGTCGGTTCGGATGACGGACCCGGCGGGCTTCGCCGAGGCGCAGGACATGCTCGACCGCACGGGCGCGGGGATCAACACGGTCGTGCTGATCACGAGCGGGTTTCTCGCGGCGCTGGCATGCCATCTGCGCCGGGCCGGCGCGCGGGGACGGGCGCGGCTGGCATTGGTCGCCGCGGCCATGCTCGGGATCCTTTTCCTCTGGATCAAGGGAATGGAATACGCGTCCAAGGCGGCGAGCGGCATCGTCTGGGACACGCATGTCTTCTTCAATTTCTACTTCATGCTGACCGGGTTTCACGCCGCGCATGTGGTGGCGGGGGTGGTACTGCTGCTTCTGGTGGCGTGGCGCGATCACGTCGACAATATCGAGGATGCGACCGCGTTCTGGCACCTCGTCGACCTGATCTGGGTGCTGCTCTTTCCCGTGATCTACCTCCTGCAATGA
- a CDS encoding NADPH:quinone oxidoreductase family protein — MRAFQITSFDTPPALREIDRPEPGEGEIRVRIAACGLNFADLLMAKGTYQDTPEPPYTLGMEVAGTVDALGPGTEGPAIGTRVAVFGGQGGLADYGCFPAERAVVLPDAMGWTDAAAFQIAYGTSHVALDHKARLRPGETLLVLGAAGGVGLTAVEIGHAMGARVIACARGADKLEVARRAGADHLIDAREADIRAEVKALGGADVVYDPVGGDQFKAAFRACNPGARLLPIGFASGEVPQIPANHLLVKNLTVIGLYWGGYLRFAPHVVTESLATLLEWYGAGRIAPHVSHSYPLEEAGEALELLRARKSTGKVVVSVTP, encoded by the coding sequence ATGCGCGCCTTCCAGATCACCTCGTTCGACACGCCGCCCGCGCTTCGCGAGATCGACCGCCCCGAGCCCGGAGAGGGAGAGATCCGCGTGCGCATCGCGGCCTGCGGGCTCAACTTCGCCGATCTGCTGATGGCGAAGGGCACCTACCAGGACACGCCCGAGCCGCCCTACACCCTCGGGATGGAGGTGGCGGGCACGGTGGATGCGCTTGGCCCCGGCACGGAGGGCCCCGCCATCGGCACGCGCGTGGCGGTCTTCGGAGGGCAGGGGGGGCTGGCCGACTACGGATGTTTCCCGGCCGAGCGCGCCGTCGTGCTGCCCGACGCGATGGGCTGGACCGATGCCGCGGCGTTCCAGATCGCCTACGGGACGAGCCACGTGGCGCTCGACCACAAGGCGCGGCTTCGGCCGGGCGAGACGCTTCTGGTGCTGGGCGCGGCGGGGGGTGTGGGCCTCACCGCGGTCGAGATCGGGCACGCGATGGGCGCGCGCGTCATCGCCTGCGCGCGGGGTGCCGACAAGCTGGAGGTGGCGCGCCGGGCGGGGGCCGATCACCTGATTGACGCGCGGGAGGCCGACATCCGCGCCGAGGTGAAGGCGCTGGGCGGGGCCGACGTGGTGTATGATCCGGTGGGGGGCGATCAGTTCAAGGCGGCCTTCCGCGCCTGCAATCCCGGTGCGCGGCTTCTTCCCATCGGGTTCGCGAGCGGGGAGGTGCCGCAGATCCCGGCCAATCACCTGTTGGTCAAGAACCTCACCGTGATCGGCCTCTACTGGGGTGGCTACCTGCGATTCGCGCCGCATGTGGTGACGGAGAGCCTTGCCACGCTGCTCGAGTGGTATGGCGCGGGCCGCATCGCGCCGCATGTGAGCCACAGCTATCCGCTGGAGGAGGCGGGCGAGGCGCTCGAGCTGCTGCGCGCGCGGAAATCGACGGGCAAGGTGGTGGTGAGCGTCACGCCGTGA
- a CDS encoding DUF1127 domain-containing protein, which yields MTSHACTAFRPMRPRRRTVSVLTRLAILRERRALARLSDRALRDIGISRDAALREARRPFWDI from the coding sequence ATGACCTCCCACGCTTGCACCGCTTTTCGCCCGATGCGTCCCCGCCGCCGGACCGTCTCGGTCCTGACACGCCTCGCGATTCTGCGCGAGCGTCGCGCGCTGGCGCGTCTTTCGGACCGCGCGCTGCGCGATATCGGCATCAGCCGCGACGCCGCGCTGCGCGAAGCGCGCCGCCCGTTCTGGGACATTTGA
- the hemN gene encoding oxygen-independent coproporphyrinogen III oxidase — MEHIDTLKALGLFDARVPRYTSYPTAAVFSPATNGAFQKAALESLDPTDPVSVYIHIPFCERLCWFCACHTQGTQTLGPVESYIGTLEAELDLLRRTLPEGLRMGRLHWGGGTPTILPPPLIHRLAKAIRSVFPPAAEFEFSVEIDPTMVDRAKIDALADEGLSRASIGIQDFDPKVQQAIGRLQSFEVTRACVDDLRDAGITSLNTDLVYGLPHQSLARIEDTIDKVLTFAPDRVALFGYAHVPWVSKRQKLIDEDALPDDLARYRLATRAAERFVDAGLTAIGIDHFARPGDDLALALDAGRLRRNFQGYTADTCQTLIGLGASSISRFPDGYVQNAPATAAYIQRIEAGEFPGARGYHMTAEDQLRARAIERLMCTFTLDLDDLGAEFGPPAQSLAPALAAMAARFAPFASLEGGRLRIAPEGRPLTRMIASVLDQHVPEGVRYSRAS, encoded by the coding sequence ATGGAACATATAGATACCCTCAAGGCGCTCGGCCTTTTCGATGCGCGCGTGCCGCGCTACACGTCCTACCCGACGGCGGCGGTCTTCTCGCCCGCGACGAATGGCGCCTTTCAGAAAGCCGCGCTCGAAAGTCTCGACCCGACGGATCCGGTGTCGGTCTACATCCACATCCCGTTTTGCGAGCGCCTGTGCTGGTTCTGCGCCTGCCACACGCAAGGCACGCAGACCCTCGGCCCGGTGGAGAGCTATATCGGAACGCTGGAGGCAGAGCTCGACCTGCTCCGGCGGACCCTCCCCGAAGGTCTGCGCATGGGCCGCCTGCATTGGGGCGGCGGAACGCCCACGATCCTTCCACCGCCCCTGATCCACCGACTGGCCAAGGCGATCCGGTCCGTCTTCCCCCCGGCCGCGGAGTTCGAGTTCTCGGTCGAGATCGACCCGACGATGGTCGACCGGGCCAAGATCGACGCGCTGGCCGACGAGGGACTGTCTCGCGCCTCGATCGGCATCCAGGACTTCGATCCCAAGGTGCAACAGGCGATCGGTCGCCTGCAATCGTTCGAGGTGACGCGCGCCTGTGTGGACGATCTGCGCGACGCGGGGATCACCTCGCTCAACACGGACCTGGTCTATGGCCTGCCGCATCAGAGCCTGGCCCGGATCGAGGACACGATCGACAAGGTCCTGACCTTCGCGCCGGACCGCGTCGCGCTCTTCGGGTATGCCCATGTGCCGTGGGTGTCCAAGCGGCAGAAGCTCATCGACGAGGACGCGCTGCCCGACGATCTGGCGCGCTACAGGCTGGCCACCCGCGCCGCCGAGCGCTTCGTCGACGCGGGCCTGACCGCCATCGGCATCGACCACTTCGCCCGCCCCGGCGACGATCTCGCACTGGCGCTGGATGCCGGGCGGTTGCGCCGGAATTTTCAGGGCTACACCGCCGATACCTGCCAGACGCTGATCGGGCTCGGCGCCTCGTCGATCTCGCGTTTCCCCGACGGCTACGTTCAGAACGCCCCGGCGACCGCCGCCTATATCCAGCGGATCGAGGCCGGCGAATTTCCCGGCGCGCGCGGCTATCACATGACGGCCGAAGACCAGCTCCGCGCACGCGCGATCGAGCGGCTCATGTGCACCTTCACATTGGACCTCGACGATCTCGGCGCGGAGTTCGGGCCGCCCGCGCAAAGTCTCGCACCTGCCTTGGCCGCCATGGCCGCGCGCTTCGCACCCTTCGCCTCGCTCGAGGGCGGGCGCCTGCGGATCGCGCCCGAAGGCAGGCCCCTGACCCGCATGATCGCGTCGGTCCTCGATCAGCATGTGCCCGAAGGCGTGAGATACTCGCGCGCCTCCTGA
- a CDS encoding DUF2478 domain-containing protein, with protein MKLATLTGTRRGETDRLLASAVAQLRQEGVRMLGAVRAGAPAHPDEQCESTLLLLPEGPEIRITQDLGSGSAACRMDAGALEEAVGVATARLASEEVDLVILNKFGLSEAEGRGFRAFIADALARDIPVVLGLSETHRAAFDDFAGGMATRLQPDAAAILDWCRAALDRASVAEPVE; from the coding sequence ATGAAGCTCGCCACACTCACGGGAACGCGTCGGGGAGAAACGGACAGGCTGCTGGCCTCGGCCGTTGCGCAATTGCGGCAAGAGGGCGTCAGGATGCTGGGCGCGGTGCGCGCGGGCGCCCCCGCCCATCCCGATGAGCAGTGCGAAAGCACGCTCCTGCTCCTGCCGGAAGGGCCCGAGATCCGCATCACGCAGGATCTGGGCAGTGGGTCCGCGGCCTGCCGCATGGATGCCGGCGCGCTGGAAGAGGCGGTGGGCGTGGCGACGGCGCGACTGGCCTCGGAGGAGGTCGATCTGGTCATCCTCAACAAGTTCGGCCTGAGCGAGGCGGAGGGGCGCGGGTTCCGCGCCTTCATCGCCGACGCGCTGGCCCGCGACATTCCTGTCGTGCTCGGCCTTTCGGAGACCCATCGCGCCGCGTTCGATGATTTCGCGGGCGGCATGGCGACACGGCTCCAGCCCGACGCCGCGGCCATACTGGACTGGTGCCGGGCAGCACTGGACCGGGCGAGCGTCGCCGAGCCGGTGGAATGA
- a CDS encoding LysR family transcriptional regulator, which produces MRNLDMVTLRSFLAVAEQGGVTRAATALNLTQSAVSMQLKRLEEVLGIGLLDRSGRRIALTAAGEQLLSYARRIVSLNDEAVGRLTEDLYEGQITLGVPHDIVYPVIPRVLKTFNSMFPRVKVQLRSSSTVSLREALAGGALDLILTTETDVSPGGETLTRMPLRWTGAPSGTAWKTRPLRLAFCSFCIFRPGVLRRLDAAGIDWELAVESDDDRAVEALVSADLAVGALLEDSIPPHLEPLPASCDLPDLGDQAINLYCAQAEPDVVMRELIAMLRQGFAAGPAPVMAAAPGESVTA; this is translated from the coding sequence ATGAGAAATCTGGACATGGTCACGCTCCGCTCCTTCCTCGCCGTGGCCGAACAGGGCGGCGTGACGCGGGCGGCGACCGCACTCAACCTCACGCAATCCGCGGTCAGCATGCAGCTCAAGCGCCTCGAGGAGGTGCTGGGCATCGGCCTGCTCGACCGCTCCGGACGGCGCATCGCCCTCACCGCGGCAGGCGAGCAGCTTCTGAGCTATGCGCGGCGAATCGTGTCGCTCAACGACGAGGCCGTGGGCCGCCTGACCGAGGATCTCTACGAGGGACAGATCACGCTCGGCGTGCCGCACGATATCGTCTACCCGGTCATCCCGCGCGTCCTGAAGACCTTCAACAGCATGTTTCCCCGCGTGAAGGTGCAGTTGCGCTCGTCAAGCACCGTGTCGCTGCGCGAGGCGCTGGCCGGGGGCGCGCTCGACCTGATCCTGACGACCGAGACGGACGTGTCGCCGGGCGGCGAAACCCTGACGCGGATGCCGCTGCGCTGGACCGGGGCCCCGTCGGGCACGGCGTGGAAGACGCGGCCGCTCAGGCTGGCCTTCTGCTCCTTCTGCATCTTCCGTCCCGGTGTGCTGCGCCGGCTCGATGCCGCCGGGATCGACTGGGAGCTTGCGGTCGAATCCGACGATGATCGCGCCGTCGAGGCGCTGGTCAGCGCGGACCTGGCCGTGGGCGCCCTGCTCGAGGACAGCATCCCGCCGCATCTCGAGCCGCTGCCCGCCTCCTGCGATCTACCCGACCTGGGCGACCAGGCGATCAACCTCTACTGCGCACAGGCCGAGCCCGACGTGGTGATGCGCGAGCTGATCGCGATGCTGCGGCAGGGCTTTGCCGCCGGCCCGGCGCCGGTGATGGCCGCGGCCCCCGGCGAGAGCGTCACGGCGTGA
- a CDS encoding hexameric tyrosine-coordinated heme protein, whose amino-acid sequence MTSWLPTLITATPEEGYDLAVKLARIAVKKTQPDADIRDRLRPEYAEDADSLIAVSQVVATHFATISAANGYWRDAS is encoded by the coding sequence ATGACAAGCTGGCTTCCAACCCTCATCACCGCGACCCCCGAAGAAGGCTATGACCTTGCCGTCAAGCTCGCTCGCATCGCGGTCAAGAAGACCCAGCCCGATGCCGACATCCGCGACCGCCTGCGTCCCGAATACGCCGAGGATGCCGATTCCCTCATCGCCGTGAGCCAGGTCGTCGCGACCCATTTCGCCACGATCTCCGCGGCGAACGGCTATTGGCGCGACGCTTCCTGA
- a CDS encoding nitric oxide reductase F protein: protein MTRRSLLIAWALLVVLSLGSTLLSLSGVWVQWPVAAGVAVMALAWQKARIILAQYLQLAQAPSWRRGFDVALTALCLLMLGLYLAPLIT, encoded by the coding sequence ATGACGCGCCGTTCGCTCCTTATCGCCTGGGCGCTGCTGGTCGTCCTCAGCCTCGGCTCGACGCTCCTGTCGCTGTCGGGGGTCTGGGTGCAATGGCCCGTAGCGGCCGGCGTGGCGGTGATGGCGCTGGCGTGGCAGAAGGCCCGGATCATCCTCGCGCAATACCTGCAACTGGCGCAGGCGCCGAGCTGGCGGCGCGGATTCGACGTGGCGCTGACCGCCTTGTGCCTCTTGATGCTGGGCCTCTACCTTGCCCCGCTGATCACGTGA